The Nitrospiraceae bacterium region GATGGCCAGTCCTTTTGGCAATTGGGTCGGTACATCCTTCATGCTATGGACGGCAAGATCGATTTCACCGGCCAACAGCGCCTCTTCAATTTCCTTGACGAACAGTCCCTTGCCTCCGATGTTCGCCAGCGGAACATCGAGAATCTTATCTCCGGACGTTTGAATCCGCCGCAAGGTCACCGTGACCTCTGGCGCAAGTGCTCTCAACCTGGCCTGCACCCATTCGCTTTGCTGCACCGCCAGTTTGCTGCCTCTCGTCCCGAGAACAATGGTGGAACGCTCAGGGATCGAGACGACCATGGATTCCTTTCATCGAGCCGGCTCATGGTACGGGGTACGAAACGTCGCGGGTCGATCCGACCCCGGCAACTTCTCGGCTCCCTCACCGCCCGACAATCGCACGCGATCAGTAGAAGGCTCGCCTAAAATACTACGATAGGATGACGACACCAGGAGAAAGCTGATGAGGCCGAGGATCGAGAGTAAGTACACGAGCAAATCCCACCGGAATCGTTCTTGCCCTCGATAGTCATATCCACACCGCGGGCAGTCCGGGAGAGACCCATAGCCGAGATACGTCGCCCGACATTTGGGACAGGTGAACAATTTCGGCGAAGCATTCTCTCGTGTCCTGACGTTCCTCCACAGCCGCGCGATCAAACCCGACATAGACATTACTTCCCTGTCCCTCGTGGGTTCTGGATAATTGATGGGGATCTCAGACTTTCAAATCGCGGTTCGTCGTCCCCCTTTTCGTGGTCGGACTCAGCAGCCGATGAAGAAGAGAGCCCATTCTGGTCCGAAGATGAGGTCTCCCCGAGGTTAAAGAACCGCCTGGCCGCCTCCACAAACGCAACACCATCGGATGAGTTGACCTCGGTTTTCAATGTCACGAGCGTACTGTGAATCAGCTTGTTCACGATCGTAGAGGCCATGCCTTCGACCAGCTCTCGTTCCTGGATCGAAAGATGAGAGAGCCGTCCGAGTGCCTTCTCTAATTCAACCCGCTTGATGTCATCCACACGATTTTTCAACGCCACGATGGTGGGAGTGACCTCGAGTGATTGGAACCATTGCCGGAGCACTTTCACTTCCTCGCTCACCATCTGTTCGGCCTTCTCCGCTTCGCGCAGCCGATCTTCCATATTTTGCTCGACTCTGAGTTTGAGGTCGTCGATATCGAACAAAAACGCGTTGTCCACATGGCGAACCGACGGATCGATGTTGCGTGGAACCGAGATATCGATCAAGAACATCGGACGATTCATACGTTGCTTGACCGCTCGTTGCACATCGTCGCTGCCGATGAGGTAATGCGCCGCCCCTGTGGAAACAAGCACGATATCAGCCGATGCCATGTCTTCTCCGAACTGTTCGAACGGCACCGCGGTGCCGTTAAACTTGTCAGCCAATTCCAGTGCATGGTGAGGGCTCCGCGTGGTTACGCGGACATGTCGGACGCCGTTGGCCACAAAGTGCCGTGCGGCCAGCTTCGCCATCTCACCGGCCCCGACCAAGAGCACGGTTTTCCCGGAGAGGTCGGAGAATATTTTTCTCGCCAACTCCACTGCGGCGTAACTGACCGACACCGCCATCTCCGCAATCTTCGTATCGGTCCGGACCCGCTTCGCGACGGAAATGGCCTTCTTCACGACCTTGTTCAAGATCACGCCGGTTGTCTTATGGGTCAATGCCACCTCGAACGCATCCTTCAATTGGCCGAGGATCTGAGATTCGCCGACGATCATGGAATCGAGACTCGCAGCGACGCGGAACAGGTGGCCGATCGCACGATCTCCCGAATGCCAATAGAGATGCGGCGTCAGCTCCTCGGAAGGCAGCGAAAGATGCGCATCGGCCAGAAATTCCTGAATGCGGCCGTACCCCGCCTCAATGTCGTCGACCACCGCATATACTTCGACACGATTGCATGTCGAAAGCAGCAGACCTTCCCTCACACCGGAATAGGAGCAAAGCCTGGCCAAGGCTTCACCCAAGCGGCTTTCGGGAACCGCCAGCTTTTCCCGCACTTCCACCGGAGCTGTTTTATGGCTGAGTCCGACGACAACAATGTGCATGTTAAGAGACCGGTCCATAACTCTTCAGCACGACACCGACAAGCGTCAGAATGACTCCTGCAAATCCAATAATGGTCAGATAGGCGGCCCGCTTCGCGCGCCAACCCACCGTCAGCCGTCCAACGAGCACAGCGAAATAAAACAGCCAGGTGACCAGGGCCCACGTTTGCTCGGGATTCCAGCTCACATAGGATCCTTGAACGAATTCGGCCGAAATCGCGCCGGTGATGATGCCGAGCGTGAGCAGCGGAAACCCCATGACAATCGACTGCTGATTCAATTGGTCCAGGAAATCCAACGCGGGCAGCTTCGAATACAGCACGTTAAACCGTTTGGACTTGAGAAGACCGTCCTGAATCAGATACATCACACCGGCTACGAACGCCACGGCAAATCCGACCGTGCCCAACATGCTCAAGGTCACATGGACCCACAAGGTGCCAAACATTGGCCTGAGCGTGGGGGCGGTATCGGGGAGCGCAGCCGCTGAGACAAGGGAAACGAGCGCGAGCGGGACAATAAACGAGCCGAGCACGTGAATCCGATGGCGAAACTCCACTGCGAGAAACACGAGGACGAGCATCCATGAGAAAAATGAGAGGGCTTCATGGAATGTCGGTGGTGAACCTCCTGTTGCTCCCATCATCCGGGCTACAATAGCCACGGTGTGCGTGCAGAAACCGGCCGCGGTGATGCCGAGAGACACAGTGGAGAGCGCTTCAGCACGCCGGAGAAGATAGGCCAGAAATAAGACAGTGGCGCCAAAATAGAGCGCCATCGTCACCATAAAAAACACGGCGGCCATCGAGGTCTATCCCCGCAACTTGTAAGGACAAACTGATCAGTCTTTAGGAGAGGAATTATATCGATGGTTCGAGAAGGGAGTCAACCAAAGTCCCGAAATAACGGCGATCGACCGTCCGGATCAGCCCGATTCGGCACCCTCTACGTGGTGAGCACGCCCATTGGCAACCCGGACGACCTCACCGTTCGTGCGCTCCGGATTTTAAAGACTGTAGCCCTGATCGCGTCGGAAGATCCGGTCGTAACCCAGACTCTCCTCGCACATCACCGCGCCACCGGGACCGTTACGAGCTATGGGCCTCGGAATCGTGATGAAAAAATTGCCATTCTCCTGAATCGCCTCAAGAACGGCTGTCACGTCGCGCTCGTATCCGATTGCGGTACACCCGTGATCTATGATCCGGGATGCCGATTGATTCAGGAAGCACACAGAGCGGGAATCCCGGTTCGGTCCGTTCCCGGTCCATCGGCCTTGACCGCAGCCGTCGCGATTTCCGGCTACTCCGGAGACTCGGTACTCTTTGAGGGACACCTGCCACGGTTGAAAACTTCCCTCACGAAATTTTGTTCAGGACTTCGAAATGAGCGGAGAACAGTCGTGGTTTTCATGGCATCCGAGAGCATTGCGCCCATGCTCATTGCCCTCGCACGGACGCTTCCGACAAGGAGGGTGACCATTGCCCAGAACTTAACGAAATCGGGGGAAAAGACGCTTGAGGGAACACCCAGCACGCTGTTGAAACACGTGCGGCGCTCCCCAAAGGCAGACACCGTGACCGTTGTGATCGAAGGTTTGTCCTCGCATCGTCGACCCACGCGACGATCGGGGCATAGCAGTCCCGCTTAACCTGCAGCGCTCTTGCGGATGATCACCCGATGCACACGGTCGATTTGTTCCTGGGAGAGAATCGTGTGGCCTTCGTTGCGAACACTTTGAGGCACGTTCCGGATTGGGTCTCCATCATCGAGAAGTACGGACAGAATCTGCCCCCCCTCCATCGTTTCCAACTTCAGTTTGGTTTTGACGAAGTTGTAGGGGCAGATCACGCCTCGGAGGTCCAACTCCACATCTGGTTGGATGGATCCAGTTGAGTCCTTTGGTGGGAGGGAGTCGTGGGTGTTTTTCATCAGCGTACAGCCCAAGCAGTAGTCTATCTTCGCCTGGATCCTATCAAGGAGACGAGAACCTCGCAAGGATTGTCCTTCCGAGGAAAAAATGGCAAAAAAAAGGGCAGCTGACGCTGCCCCTTCTCACACATCACGATGATGCTACTGGTGGTTTATTGCAGACCCTTTACAAGATTCGGCTTGGCAACGTCCGTGCCGTAGTCCGACTTGTTCTGGACCTTGGTTTCAGGCGCAACCGTCTGGTAACCCCACCCTGGCTGCGGTTCACAATTCCAGCACGGCGCAGCACCGGTAAACTCAGAAATGCCGGTTGTTACAGTTCCAGTGGCGGTGCCGGGTAGCACTCCTCCGACCGGACCACCTGTGACACCACCGCTGTTGGTTTCGATTCCACGCTCGGTCATCGGATTGGGGCGCTGTCCCAGCCCACCGAAGCCAGCCAGTTTCTCGTTGGCACGAAGCACCGACACCTCACGGACGAGCTTGCGTCCTGTCCCGAACTGTTGAGTGGACGTCGTCGCTTCGACAACTTGTAGCGTGACATCGTCACCAGCTTGGAGAGCCTTGATGGCCTCCATATTTGTCTTATCATCCAGATACACGGTCAGAGAACTCATGGCCCCAGTTCCAGCCCGTCCTTCATCATGCGAGCTTCCACCGGTCTCTAAGTGCATCTTGTTCCCAGGAATATCGACGGCGAGAACTCGGCCATAGATCGTCTCTGGCTGAGATAGTCTCTCGATGAAATTGGTCCGATCGAATGTGGTTACCCGAGTGGAGGACCCTGAAACATCTCCGACGCCTGCGCCGACGCCCATCCCCTGTTGGTTGGACTGTAAGCGCTCCTGGGCCATGGCCACACTCACGGAGCCGACAAGAAGAAGTGCCGCTCCTAGTGCCAACACGTTACGCATGTGCTGCCTCCTTGTGAGTTAGAGAAATGGATAAATGACGGACGACATGAAGATGAGGATACTCAACGAAACTTTTAAGGATTTTCATCATGCTAGGCGGCGGACTATAGGCTACTGTTGGGCTCATGTCAAGGGGGGTCGACCGCCCCTCGTGCGAACAAGTTCATCCCTTCCGATGTCGACAATTACAGCCCCCAAAGCGCTCATCTGGTAGCCTCAAAGGATGGTGCCCGGAGGGAGGGTCGAACTCCCACTCTCTTGCGAGAACCGGATTTTGAGTCCGGCGCGTCTGCCAGTTCCGCCATCCGGGCATAAATCTCATAAGGGGGCCACTTCTAACATGAAGTTCCTGATGGGTCAATCGGCCGACTCCCCCTTCCCTTGGCCTAAAATCGAGTGTTACAATCACGCCACTTAACTCACGTCTGAGGAGGCCAATACACATGTCTGAAGTGCAATGCGTGACCTGCGGACAGTCCGGAGAGGCCATTACCGAAACCCTCTTCATGGGGCGGTTTGAGGCGGACATTAAGGCAAAGGTCTGTCGGCCTTGCTGGAAGAAATGGGAAGCGATGCGGGTCATGGTCATTAATGAGTATCAAGTGAACCTGGGGGATGAGAGCGGCAGAGAACTCGTCAAGAAACAAATGAAGGCCTTTCTGAAATTGGGGGAACAAGCCGACACATCCAAACTCGAACAGAATTATCGACCACCGTCTGGTACGTGACCGAGGCCGCCAACGTTTCTCGACAGACGTGCGATGTTCAACACTTCACATGAAATTTCTCCTGCGTTCTCGCAGGCTTCGTTGACAGTCTCATTTCAGAAGTGCTAGATTGAAAGTCTTCGTGGGCCCCCGGTTCATCCTCTACGCCAGAGAGATCGTGACCATAGGGCAGAGAGAGATAGTGTGACGCCATGATTGCGCAGATGCATTTGAAAGGGTTGATGTTCGACCCGTACAATAACGCTTATATTGTCATCCTGCGCGATGAGGATCGTTCCGACATCCTTCCGATTTGGGTAGGAAAATCGGAAGCCGGCTCGATCAGCCTGGCTCTGGAAAACGTCGCCCCGCCCCGACCAATGACCCATGACTTCATGAAGTCGATTCTCGACGCCTATGATGCGAAGATCATCAGCGTCGTCATCACAGACCTTTCCGAGAACACGTACTTCGCCAAGATCCACATGATGTACGAAGACTCAGAATATACCGTGGACTCTCGCCCCAGTGACGCCATTGCTCTTGCGCTTCGCTGCAACGCGCCGATTTTTGCGAGCGAGACAGTGATTCGAAAGCAGAACTCGGAAGAGCTTGAACAGTGGCTTGAGAACCTGAAACCGGAAGATTTCGGAAAGCTGGATTCCTGATGAGCGACGCATCGTCTTCCCTAAATCACGATTTGATTGAGTTCAAGGTCGATCGCGTCGTCGACGAAACGGCGACAGACACGAGGATCGTGGTGTTGACGCGTGCAGGTTCTCCGACCGATACGTTCCCGATCTGGGTCGGAGCAGCAGAAGGCTCCGCGATCAAGCTGGCGATGGATACGATGGTCACTCCGCGGCCGATGAGTCATGACCTGATCAAGAGTTTTATCGAACATTTAGGAGTTGTTCTGCGACGCGTGGTGATCACTGACGTCAAAAGCAGTACCTACTATGCGACGGTGTATCTCGAAAGCAAGGGTGTCGAGCGGACGGTCGATGCAAGGCCGAGTGATGCCATCTCGCTGGCATTGCGCGTTCATTGTCCTATTTACATTACGCAGGACGTGCTGACACGTCGCAGCAGCAGCAACCTCGATGCGTGGCTCGCAAAGATGGAGTCGAAGAACCTCGGAACGCAAGAAGTCCAAGAAACCTGATTCACTCGGAGCAAGGAGCGAGCGTACACAATGACAACGTATCTGGAAAAACCGGCGAATGTGCAAGAGAAGTGGTACCTCGTCAATGCAGAAGGAAAAACATTGGGCCGCTTGGCTGCTCGCGTCGCCGGCCTCCTGCGCGGAAAACATCGCCCAACGTTTACTCCAAACGTCGACCACGGCGACCACGTGGTGATCGTGAACGCGGAGAAAATCCAGTTGACCGGTGACAAAATGCAAACCAAGTTGTACCGGCATCACAGCGGTTATCCGGGAGGGCTCAAGACGGCGACGGCCGCCCATGTCTTTCGGAAAGACCCGACCCAGCTCTTGACCAGAGCGATCGAGGGGATGCTTCCCAAAACCCCGTTGGGGAATCATATGGCGAAAAAACTCCGTGTGTATGTCGGCCCAACCCATCCACACCAGGCCCAACGGCCGGAAGCCATTACGTTGTAAACAACAGGTCCTAATCACGCGTGTGAAGAAGGAGGCGTTCTAGCATGGCAGTGGCTACTCAGTACGCAACCGGACGAAGAAAATGTGCGGTAGCCCGAGCCTGGGTGACCGGGACGGCAGGCGATATTACGATCAATGATAAACCGCTGGAGCAGGCGTTCCCGCGTTTGACGTTACGCCAGATTATCCAATTACCACTCGAGATCGCTGGCGTCGCCGGAAAATATTCCATCAAGGCGACGGTTCACGGGGGAGGGCCGACTGGACAGGCCGGTGCCATCAGACATGCCATCGCCAGAGCCCTCGCGACTATGAACCAACCGCTCCGCAGCCCCCTCAAGAAGGAAGGGCTGCTCACCCGAGATTCCCGGGTCAAAGAGCGGAAAAAGTACGGTCAGAAGGGTGCGCGCAAACGGTTCCAGTACTCGAAACGATAACGGCAGGAGCCAGAGCGAGAAAAAGGGAAGGCTCCTGGCCTTCCCTTTTTTATGCCCGCAGCTATAAGTTGGGGGTTATCAGATAAGAAGGAAGACAGATGATGACAGGGGCTTTCCAGCAACACCGCGGCGTTGAACGTGGTCTCCCCCCGGCCATGCATCACGTATCATGCGTGACGTCTTCGAAAAGAGATGCGGGAACGCAGTGGGAGACCTTTGGCAGAATCTGGAAACCGCTATGAAAAAGTTTCGAATTGCAATCGCAGGAGCGAGCGGCTATGCAGGCGCGGAACTCGTCCGTCTCGTGGCTCTCCATCCACACTTCGAGTTGGTGGCTGTTACGTCAGAAAAGTCGGCTGGCGCAGCCGTTGCCTCCGTCTTTCCCAGCCTCGCTGGCCTTGTGGTACACACGTTTCAAGCTCTCACACCTGAGACCTTGGCAGAACGAGCCGATGCCGTTTTTCTGGCACTCCCCCATACAAAATCTTTGGACCCGGTCGCAGTTTCCGTCAAAGCAGGCAAGATCGTCGTTGATCTTAGCGCCGACTACCGGCTGAAAAATCCACTGGTCTATGAACAGTGGTATGAGACCCCTCACACCCACGCTCAATTGTTGAATGAAGCCGTCTACGGACTTCCGGAGTTGTATCGGTCTGCCATCGCCAAGGCGAAGTTTGTCGCTTCACCCGGTTGCTATCCGACCGCAGCAGTCCTGCAATTGGCACCGCTTTTCGCCCGGGACCTCGTTCAGCCCAATACCGTGGTTATTGATGCAAAATCCGGGATCTCCGGTGCCGGTCGAAGCCCTGCGCTCGCCTATCATTTTCCAGAAGCGCACGAATCACTGGAGCCGTACAAGATCGGCCAACACCGCCACACTCCTGAGATCGAGCAAGAACTCACCGGGCTATTGGGAAAAGCCGTGGGCCGGTCTGGCGGGAGTGATTCATCAGTTACCGTTGCCTTTACGCCGCATCTTGTTCCCATGAACCGGGGAATTTTGAGCACGGCCTATTGCAAATTACGCAATCCGCTGAAGCTCACCGACCTTCGGTCCTTGTACCGCGACTTCTATAAAGGGGAGCGATTCGTCCGCGTCCACGAAGATATCGTCCCCAATCCGCGTTATATCAAAGGGTCCAATTATTGCGACCTTGCTGTCTTCACCGATGATCGAGCCGGCTGGGTCGTGACCGTTGCAGCAGTGGACAATCTCGTCAAGGGAGCCGCGGGCCAAGCGATTCAAGCGATGAACCTCATGCTTGGTCTTCCTGAGGAAGCGGGGCTTACCAGTCCTGCTGCCTACCCCTAGACCACGCCCGTTTCCTTTTCCACCATGCACCAGCCGTCTTTTAGGAAATCTCCTCGTCAGGGCGTCACGGCTCCAGCCGGGTTTAAGGCAACGGGCGTACACTGCGGAATCAAGAAGGCCGGCCTCCTCGATTTGGCCTTGGTGGTCTCGGAGCGGAGCGGCCCGATTGCCGGCGTATTCACCCGCAATCGGATCGTCGCCGCCCCGGTCATCCTCGATCGTCTCCATCTCCGACATAGGCGTGGCCGTGCCTTCATTATCAACAGCGGCAATGCCAATGCCTGTACCGGCCCTGCAGGCACGACGACAGCTCGACGGACGGCACAGCTGGTGGCCAGGGTGCTTGGTGTTCCTCCATACGAAGTCTTTGTGGGATCGACTGGCGTCATTGGCCGTCCCCTCCCATTCACCTGTATCAGGGACGGGATACCGAGGTTGATGAAGGAACTTGGCGCTCGCGGAGGGCACCTGGCGGCTCGGGCCATTATGACGACAGACCTTCATCCCAAGCACGTCGGGTTACAGACCAAGATCGGTGGACGGATCGTGACCATTGGTGGAATGGCCAAGGGATCGGGCATGATCCATCCTGATATGGCCACCATGTTGGGCTACCTCACGACGGATGCGGCGATCACGAGGTCCGCGTTGCAGCGTGCCTTAACGTTGGCCGTCGACAACTCGTTCAATTGCATCTCGGTCGACGGCGACACCAGCACCAACGATACCGTGCTCTGCCTGGCCAATGGACTCGCCGGCAATCGTGCGATCTCAACTGGCACGTCAGACTTCCGCCGATTTGTTCAGCTCCTGACCAAGACCTGCGAAACCTTGGCTCTGGCAATTTGTCGTGATGGAGAAGGCGTGACGAAGGTGGTGAAGATTGCCGTTTCCGGTGCTGATACTGCGAAGCAGGCACATCAGATTGCCCAAACTGTGGCAACGTCGAATTTGGTCAAGACCGCTCTGTTCGGCGAGGATGCCAATTGGGGTCGGGTGATGGCTGCGATCGGGAGGGCCGGCGTTCCTGTCATTCAGGGGAAAGTCGATATCTGGTTCGACGGAGTCGCCATGGTCAAGCACGGCGTCGGACTTGGCCCAGCGGCTGAGAGGCGGATTGCGCAGGTCTTCAAGCAGAAAGAGTTTACGATCGCCATCCGTCTCGGCAGCGGAAGACACCAATCCCACATGTGGACAACGGATTTGTCGTACGACTATGTGCGCATCAACGCGAGCTACAGGTCCTGATGGGCAGAGCACCAGGAACCTTGCAAACTCCCAGGTAGTATGCTAGCGTGCCAAGGCTTTGGGCTTGTAGGTGATAGCCTCCGCCGAGTTGAATCCCGCATCGGACGGAGAAATTTTTAAATACACGTCAGCGTCACGTGACGCTGCGGGGCTTGAGAATAAGGGACATGTTTCCCTCGCCTCCTTGAGTGAGGCGCTCTGCAAGCCTTGAGAGGAGGTGAAGGCATGGGAGTGGTTTCAATCAAGGAATTATTGGAAGCCGGCGTCCATTTTGGACACCAGACCAATCGATGGAATCCAAAGATGAAGAAATTTCTCTTTGGAGAACGAAACGGCATTTACATCATCGACCTTCAGCAAACGGTCGCCCGAATGGATCAGGCCTATGCCTTCGTCCGTGATACGGTCGCTTCCGGTCAGCCCGTTTTGTTCGTAGGCACAAAACGGCAGGCCGCCGAGATTTTGGAAGAAGAGGCCAAGCGGGCCAATATGTTTTTTGTCAACCAGCGCTGGCTGGGCGGGATGCTCACAAACTTCCAGACGATCCGCCGTAGCATCGACAAGATGAAAAAAATGGAGACGACGCTGCTTGATCCCGCGCAGCACGGCTTGACCAAGAAAGAAATCTCTCAGATGCAAAAAGAGATCGTCAAGCTGCAAAAGTATTTGACGGGAATTAAGAACCTGCGCGGCCTTCCGGGAGCGGTGTTTATCCTCGACACGAGAGTCGAGCACATTGCCGTGATGGAAGCAGCCCGCCTGGAAATTCCGGTCATTGCGATTGTGGATACGAACTGCGACCCTGACCGCATCACCTACCCCATTCCCGGCAATGACGATGCCATTCGCTCGATCAAACTCATTACGTCCCGCATCGCTGACGCCTGCATCGAAGGCGCCCATTTGCGCGCGCAACGAGACGAGGCCGAGTTTCAATCGGCTCCCGCCGGCGATGCCAAGCAAGCTGCCATGAGCCTGGAGAGCGTACCAGCATCGTAGGATCGGGCACACGGGCGGTCTACCATCATCAACCGTTGAATAGAGAAGGGCTCTGGCGCATGGCAGGATCAAGTCAACTCGTCAAAGAACTACGGGAAAAAACAGGGGCCGGCATCCTCGATTGTCAAAAAGCCCTCGCGGAAAACGGCGACAATATCGAGAAAGCCATCGACTTTCTCCGTCAGAAGGGACTGGCGGCCGCTCAAAAAAAAGCCGGCCGGGAAACGAACCAGGGCCTCGTCCACGCCTACATTCACATGGGCGGGAAAATTGGGGTATTGATTGAGGTCAACTGCGAGACCGACTTCGTGGCTCGGAACGACGAATTCAAGACATTCGTGAATGACCTGGCGCTGCAGGTTGCCGCGGCAAAGCCGTCGTACGTCAAGCGAGAAGAAATTCCAGCATCCATTATCGACAAAGAGCGCATGATCTACGAAGCGCAGGCCAAGGAAATGGGAAAACCCCCGGCTGCCTGGCCGAAGATCATCGAGGGGAAACTCGAAAAATTTTATCAGGAAAGCTGTTTGATCGAGCAGGCCTTTATCAAAGATCCTGCCGTTACGATCAAGGATCTGCTGTCCCAGAAGATTGCCAAGATCGGTGAGAACATCAACATCCGCCGGTTTACACGCTACCAGCTAGGCGAAGTATGAGCTCTGCCAAATACCGGCGCATCCTCCTCAAAGTCAGTGGAGAGATGTTGGCTGGTGAGCAGGGATACGGCATCCAACCCTCCGTCCTCGAAGGTCTCGCCGAGGAAATCGCCTCCGTTGTGGCGCTCGATGTGGAAGTCGCCGTGGTCATCGGTGGAGGCAACATCTTCCGCGGCATTGCCGCGAGCGCCTCAGGCATGGAGCGCGCATCCGCCGACTATATGGGGATGCTGGCGACGGTCCTCAATGCACTGGCGTTGCAAAACGCGCTTGAACGCAAGGGCGTCATGACGCGCGTGCAATCCGCGATTGAAATGCGTCAGCTGGCCGAAGGGTACATCCGACGCCGGGCGATCCGCCATCTCGAAAAAAAACGCGTCGTCATCTTCGCTGGCGGGACGGGCAATCCGTACTTCTCGACTGATACGGCGGCGGCGCTCCGGGCCATGGAGATCGGGGCACAGGTCATCATGAAGGGCACGAAGGTCGACGGCATTTATGATGCTGATCCGGTCAAGAACCCGTCGGCCAAAAAGTACACCGAAATCTCCTTCCTCTCGATTCTCAACCAAAACCTCAAGGTGATGGACGCGACTGCGATCAGCCTCTGTATGGACAATCAACTTCCATTGATCGTATTCAACCTTAAGCAGAAGGGCAACTTTAAACGGGTCGCGACCGGCGATCCGATCGGCACGACTGTTACGGTCGCATCCCGTTAACCTTCGCCGGAGTCTTTATGTCAAACCCCGCAGCGATTCGCCAAAAAGCGACCGAAAAAATGGAAGCGACGATCGATCACCTCAAGCATGACTTGGCCGGCTTGCGGACCGGACGCGCGTCCGTTGCACTGTTGGACGGTGTTCGGGTGGATTACTACGGTACCATGACACCGCTTAAACAGGTGGCTAATCTGTCGACCCCGGAAGCCCGGCTAATTACGATTCAGCCGTGGGAGCCGCAGCTGATTAAGGAAATTGAAAAAGCGATCTCGGCATCCGGGCTCGGTATTACTCCATCGAACGACGGGAAGATCATTCGTGTCCCCATCCCCCCTCTCACGGAAGAACGGCGGAAGGAGCTGACCAAGATCTGCAAGAAACACGGAGAAGACGCCAAGGTGCATATCCGCGGGGTCAGGCGGGATGCCAACGAAGAATTGAAGAAATTGCAGAAAGATGCGAAGCTGACAGAAGATGAGCTGCGGAAAGGCGAGATCGACACGCAAAAGCTCACCGATCAGTACATCCAAAAAATCGACGACGTCATCAAGAAGAAAGAACACGACATCCTCGAAGTCTGAGCAACTGTAATTATAGAAACCGGCTTCACCAGCGTGCCGACCACATCGACGTTTTCCCCAACCTCCGCCACGATCGATCTCTCCGCGCTCGGCCATAATCTCGCTGCCGTTCGACGGTGCCTGAATCCTGGATGTGACATCATGGCGGTCGTCAAGGCCAACGCCTACGGTCACGGAGCGATCGACATCACCCGATCCCTTCTGCGTCACGGGATTCCACGATTTGCGGTTGTCTCTGTTGATGAAGGCATGGCTCTCCGGCAAGCCGGCATCAACGCCCCGATCGTCGTCTTAGGCCCCCTGTTTGCCG contains the following coding sequences:
- the argC gene encoding N-acetyl-gamma-glutamyl-phosphate reductase, which codes for MKKFRIAIAGASGYAGAELVRLVALHPHFELVAVTSEKSAGAAVASVFPSLAGLVVHTFQALTPETLAERADAVFLALPHTKSLDPVAVSVKAGKIVVDLSADYRLKNPLVYEQWYETPHTHAQLLNEAVYGLPELYRSAIAKAKFVASPGCYPTAAVLQLAPLFARDLVQPNTVVIDAKSGISGAGRSPALAYHFPEAHESLEPYKIGQHRHTPEIEQELTGLLGKAVGRSGGSDSSVTVAFTPHLVPMNRGILSTAYCKLRNPLKLTDLRSLYRDFYKGERFVRVHEDIVPNPRYIKGSNYCDLAVFTDDRAGWVVTVAAVDNLVKGAAGQAIQAMNLMLGLPEEAGLTSPAAYP
- the argJ gene encoding bifunctional glutamate N-acetyltransferase/amino-acid acetyltransferase ArgJ, with protein sequence MHQPSFRKSPRQGVTAPAGFKATGVHCGIKKAGLLDLALVVSERSGPIAGVFTRNRIVAAPVILDRLHLRHRRGRAFIINSGNANACTGPAGTTTARRTAQLVARVLGVPPYEVFVGSTGVIGRPLPFTCIRDGIPRLMKELGARGGHLAARAIMTTDLHPKHVGLQTKIGGRIVTIGGMAKGSGMIHPDMATMLGYLTTDAAITRSALQRALTLAVDNSFNCISVDGDTSTNDTVLCLANGLAGNRAISTGTSDFRRFVQLLTKTCETLALAICRDGEGVTKVVKIAVSGADTAKQAHQIAQTVATSNLVKTALFGEDANWGRVMAAIGRAGVPVIQGKVDIWFDGVAMVKHGVGLGPAAERRIAQVFKQKEFTIAIRLGSGRHQSHMWTTDLSYDYVRINASYRS
- the rpsB gene encoding 30S ribosomal protein S2; this encodes MGVVSIKELLEAGVHFGHQTNRWNPKMKKFLFGERNGIYIIDLQQTVARMDQAYAFVRDTVASGQPVLFVGTKRQAAEILEEEAKRANMFFVNQRWLGGMLTNFQTIRRSIDKMKKMETTLLDPAQHGLTKKEISQMQKEIVKLQKYLTGIKNLRGLPGAVFILDTRVEHIAVMEAARLEIPVIAIVDTNCDPDRITYPIPGNDDAIRSIKLITSRIADACIEGAHLRAQRDEAEFQSAPAGDAKQAAMSLESVPAS
- the tsf gene encoding translation elongation factor Ts; protein product: MAGSSQLVKELREKTGAGILDCQKALAENGDNIEKAIDFLRQKGLAAAQKKAGRETNQGLVHAYIHMGGKIGVLIEVNCETDFVARNDEFKTFVNDLALQVAAAKPSYVKREEIPASIIDKERMIYEAQAKEMGKPPAAWPKIIEGKLEKFYQESCLIEQAFIKDPAVTIKDLLSQKIAKIGENINIRRFTRYQLGEV
- the pyrH gene encoding UMP kinase, with protein sequence MSSAKYRRILLKVSGEMLAGEQGYGIQPSVLEGLAEEIASVVALDVEVAVVIGGGNIFRGIAASASGMERASADYMGMLATVLNALALQNALERKGVMTRVQSAIEMRQLAEGYIRRRAIRHLEKKRVVIFAGGTGNPYFSTDTAAALRAMEIGAQVIMKGTKVDGIYDADPVKNPSAKKYTEISFLSILNQNLKVMDATAISLCMDNQLPLIVFNLKQKGNFKRVATGDPIGTTVTVASR
- the frr gene encoding ribosome recycling factor; amino-acid sequence: MSNPAAIRQKATEKMEATIDHLKHDLAGLRTGRASVALLDGVRVDYYGTMTPLKQVANLSTPEARLITIQPWEPQLIKEIEKAISASGLGITPSNDGKIIRVPIPPLTEERRKELTKICKKHGEDAKVHIRGVRRDANEELKKLQKDAKLTEDELRKGEIDTQKLTDQYIQKIDDVIKKKEHDILEV